In Accipiter gentilis chromosome 17, bAccGen1.1, whole genome shotgun sequence, one DNA window encodes the following:
- the SMIM38 gene encoding small integral membrane protein 38: MESVLLMILLVVIILIRFILWSCLSAYIDYKMSRRFPDTRKED, encoded by the coding sequence ATGGAATCAGTCCTTTTGATGATTTTACTGGTTGTAATTATATTAATACGATTCATTTTGTGGTCCTGTCTTAGTGCTTATATAGATTATAAAATGTCCCGAAGGTTTCCTGACACAAGAAAAGAAGACTGA